The nucleotide sequence ctcatgcagcgcaacacatctccttcacatagagttgatcaggctgttgattgtggcctgtggaatgttgtcccactcctcttcaatgactgtgtgAAGTTGATGAATATTGAtcggaactggaacacgctgtcgcacacgtcgatccagagcattccaaacatgctcaacatgtctggtgagtatgcaggccatgaaagaactgggacattttcagcttcaaggaattgtgtacagatccttgcgacatggggctgtgcattatcatgctgaaacataaggtgatggcGGCTGATGAAGGGCACGTCAATGGGTCTCTGGATCtcgtcactgtatctctgtgcattcaaattgtcatagattaaatgcaattgttttcgttgtccatagcttatgcctgcccatacaataaccccaccgccaccatcgggtcactctgttcacaacgttgacattagcaaaccactcgcccacacaacgccatacatgctgtctgcgaTCGCTATGCCGGTttgaagtactgccaaattctctaaaacaacattggaggcggattttggtagagaaattaacaccagctctggtggacattcctgaagtcaattgcacgctccctcaaaacttgagaaatctgtggcattgtgttgtgtgacaaaactgcacattttagagtggccttttattgtccgcagtacaaggtgcacctgtgtaatgatcatgctgtttaatcagcttcttgatatgccggattatcttggcaaaggagaaatgctcactaacaaggatgtaaacaaatttgtacacaacatttcagctcatgaaacatgggaccaacagttacatgttgcgtttaaatTTTTGTCCAGTGTATATTCTACGTTTGCATTTGAGGTGTGACTGACTATTCCTTTCTCTGTGCCTCAAGACATCAACGAGTGTTCGGAGAATAAGGACACCTGTTGTCCCAATGCCGAGTGTCACAATGTGTTAGGGTCCTACTCCTGCATCTGCAATGAGGGGTTTGTCTCCAGTACTGGAGCGGAAAGTTTTACATTTGGCCAAAGAGCCACGTGTGAAGGTAAGATGCCAAAGAAAACTGGTGATAACACTAAATATCAAAAGATGTGTACATCCAGAGAGCATATCAGGCATATACAGGATGTCATCATGTATGAAATGGTGAGAGTTTCCTTTTCCTAATGGTGTTTTTTACCCACATGTAGATAGAAACGAGTGTGTGGACGACAGCACAATTTGCGGGAAGCATACACAGTGCGTCAACACAGCAGGCAGCTACTCCTGTGTCTGCAATCCAGGGTTTGGCCTGAAGTCTGGCAAAGCTCAATTCACAGAGAATGGAGAATCATGTGAGGAAATAACAGATCAGAAAGCCACCACAGACCAGACAGCAACCACAGACAGTGAGGATGCTCAAGGTGCTAAAGGTATGGGAGGAATTGTATTATCACCCTGGATGGGTTttctagaaatcctggttggaggccTCCAGATTTCCTGCtaattccaggaatcttccaaccgggatttggggaaaacctgggaatttttaGAAAGTTAAATAATGTTTTATCTATACCCCTTGATGTATTTTGCTCAATTGCGCCTCTTCCTCATGAAGCACCAGATATTAATTTATTTATGACCAGAATGTGTAATTGATATTATGTGAATTGATCAGTTTTAGGTAGATCTGAACATCTTATGAAAATGTCACCTGTGCTTTCTGTCATTCCTTTGTAGACTTGTGTAAAATAAATAGGTTTATCTGTGGAGGGAATGGAACGTGCCATAATGCCGCCAACAGTGGCCATCGGTGTGCGTGCCATGCAGGATTCACCAACTACGGAGACCCACAGGGGAGATGTACTGGTGAGAATCACATTTATAGATCATCATTCTCATTGAGATGGAGCTGTTTCAACATTCACATTTCAATACTTCCGCTGCATGATCAAGTTGTCATCACTTCATCAATAATTTCATataaaaatatacagtattttcATTTAAGATACCTTATTCACTCATCTCTTCTCTTTCCATAGAGTTGAACTGTGACACGTTTGCGAGTGAGAAGCATCTTAAGATGGTAAGCCACATGAGTATACAGTGTAATGATTCACACCTACAGGTATCTGCAGAACAAAATACAGACtaacttcctcctctctctacccccccccccccccccgcctgctctctctctcctcactttctctcctcatccctcgtTCTCAGGTCATCCCAGGTCTGCAGGATGCTGTGGCCCTGATGAGGACCAGTTGTCTGGAGTTGAGTGAGAGTAATACGGCAGAACAAGTCGATGGAGAGGCCCTGCTAGAGGTACTACTGCttgtttatatatttatatttgaggcCCTTACTTATATTTGAGGCCCTTATTTATATTTGAGGCCCTTATTTATATTTGAGGCCCTTACTTATATTTGAGGCCCTTATTTATATTTGAGGCCCTTATTTATATTTGAGGCCCTTACTTATATTTGAGGCCCTTATTTATATTTGAGGCCCTTACTTATATTTGAGGCCCTTACTTATATTTGAGGCCCTTATTTATATTTGAGGCCCTTACTTATATTTGAGGCCCTTACTTATATTTGAGGCCCTTACTTATATTTGAGGCCCTTACTTATATTTGAGGCCCTTATTTATATTTGAGGCCCTTACTTATATTTGAGGCCCTTACTTATATTTGAGGCCCTTACTTATATTTGAGGCCCTTACTTATATTTGAGGCCCTTATTTATATTTGAGGCCCTTACTTATATTTGAGGCCCTTACTTATATTTGAGGCCCTTACTTATATTTGAGGCCCTTATTTATATTTGAGGCTCATTATAAACCAGGCATCCATCATAGAGATGTTGACATATGCAGGTTCAGACTCAGCCCACACACATTAAGGAAAGGATACATGCAGTGAAACAATGACTGATGACCAGCACTGTTGGTACATCTAGCTTATAATGGAAACTAGCCTCCTTTCGATGTATGACTTCTAAACATAGCATTGTGGTTAGTGTATGCCAAATATATAGTCATGTACATTTCGGAATTGGCCCTGACCCTGCTGTATATAacattcttcttctttttttcttcttctcttatttcttgtttttatttcatttatttatttaatcagaaATACTATTTTGATATTGAATACTGCAATGTTGCATAGGGCTTGCAAgttaagaatttcactgtacttgtgacaAATAAAAGTCTCAGCCTGTCTGACTGTGTCTATGTAACCCCtcatcccccacctctctcctctctgtagactCTGTTGTCTGCTATAGACAGGCTCCTGTCTCGCGGGCCTCTGAATAATAACAAGGAAGTGAGTGTCTTGCTGGACCTGGTAGAGACTGCTCTGAGAATAATCGGACCTCTGctgaaacaccccgagaccaggAGGTTCAAAACTCACACCGGTAGGAGAACATCCTGAACTCAGCCATGAGTCCAGACAACATAAACTCAGCCATGATTGTTTGGGCTTTTGAAGCCACCTAATGGAAGGCAAGCTGTTATAACTTCCTTCCTAGAATATGTTCATTTGTGGCCATTTCTGAATAGCTTACAAAGTTTTTCATTAGGTTATATGGGTCACATTTCATTGCATAATTTGCTGCGCACAAGTCTGCCTTTCTAGCAGATAACCATTCTGAGAGTTGTAACATCTCACTTACTGTAGGCCTGTTTGTGAAGATGTGAATGTATTTGCTTCCAGAGGTGGAGCTGTTGGTGCAGAGAAATGCCTCCTCACCCCAGGGACCCCTCACCTTGTCCTCTACACACGCTCAGCTAGACAGCCACTGGGAGACTGCTGCTGGAGACACCTCCTACCCAGGTTACCATCTTGATCATCCTCATCTTCATGATCAGCTTCAACACTGCCATCATAATCCCACCACAATCATCAGAACCAATCTTTATAATGTAATGAtataatgtgaaatgaatgtacaCAGTGTACAATCTCCTAGACTTAAACATTTGCTTTCTCAGGATTTGCAACGGTGTCCCTGCTCAGCTACAAGGGTCTGGAGACATCCACCAACAATTCCTTCTCAGGGCTGAAGGCACAGGAGGGCCACAGCTTCCAGATCAACTCCAAAGTGGTGACGGCCACCATTAGTAACAAGGACACATCCTTTCTCAAGGAGCCAGTCACATTCACCTTCTCCCATTTGAAGGAGGTGAGGAGCAAAAACATTACCCCTCTATCCCATTATGATGGTCTATGTGAATGTGGCAGTATCAAATCTTCTTCATATGCTGCACTATATTTCAAGATCTATGCAGACATCTGAATGAACCTGCTTGGCTTTTTCTTGGATGGTCACTATGTGAAGTGTCCTGGACTACCATGGTTTTTCGACTTCTCTTCTATGGTAATTATGAATGTTGTTTCCCAGTCAGATGAAGGGAGCTACACCTGTGTGTACTGGGATGCTGAGTTGGGAGAAGGGACCTGGTCTGATCGAGGCTGTTTCCTGCTGCAGTCCAATGCCACCCACACTGTGTGCTCCTGCTACCATCTCAGCAGCTTTGCTGTTCTTATGGCTCTCTATGAGTTCAAGGTGAGGGGGATTTCTCTTTTAGTCTAGCTGTACTTCTGCTGTAAGATAGAGCAGGAACAATGCCTTTTCTAATAGTTTCATTTCACTTTCTATGTACTTGTGCAATAGGATATTGTTTGGCTTTTAAAAGTTTGCATTCATTTGAGAACAGTGAATCCATTAagatttgttttgttttaaatttGTTCTGTGTCTTGCCTGGCTAGATAGGGCTCCATTATTATTTCTCCAGTGGCATGTTGTCTATATTATTAAGACACATCCATGAAAGTTGTGTCAGTTACTGTgactcacaggaggttggtgacacatTAACTGGGGCTCGTAGTAATGGagtggaataagtggaatggtatcaaacatatggtttccatgtgtttggtaccattccatttactccgttccagccattattatgagccatcctcccctcagcagcctccactgctgtgacTATATGGTGACGTGTCTTcgcctccattcctccctccaggACACATTCCAGCTGCAGCTGATCACCTGGGTGggcctgtccctgtccctgctgTGTCTCTTCATCTGcatcctcaccttctccctgatcCGCTCCATCCAGAGCACCCGCAATACCATCCACCTCCACCTCTGCCTCAGCCTCTTCATCGCCAACCTGATCTTCCTCGTCGGCATCTCACGCACCGAGAGCCAGGTAAGCTTGCATCCAACCAATCACATACGCTCAGCCCTCGAGGCAGAATTGCCCTCGGGAACAAGATTGAATAAGGAAAACTCCACTGAGCTTGTCTGGGCGTGAGAGGTCAGAGGATGTGACAATCTGTGTAATATTTACATGTGGCGTAGGTACTCTGTCTATGTGGGTGGTGAGAACAATGTTTTAGTAAGAAGAAATGTTAATGTATGCAGCGATTGTGTCTTCAGTTGTGGGTAACTTATTGTATTATGAACCTTATCACTATCTACAGTATATGTCATTTCGCTCACATTTAGTTTTCTCGATCACTCTCACCCTTTTACTTCctttctcttcatccctctctcctctcttcctcaggcTGGTTGTGCGGTGGTGGCTGGGCTGCTTCACTTCTTCTTCCTGGCAGCATTCTGCTGGATGTGTCTGGAGGGAGTGCAGCTCTTCAGGATGGTGGTCCTGGTCTTCAACACCACCTTCAGGCCCCTCTACATGATGGCAGGGGGCTACGGCGTTCCTGCTGTCATCGTCGCCATCTCTGCCCTCGCCAACGCCAAAGGATACGGAACAGAGCGCCAGTGAGTGACCACTGCATCGATCCCTGACAGTGTCATCTCCTGACTGGATTCCCTATATATATTTGTCTGACTCTCTGACCTTCTCTGTTGTGTACTATAGAGATCAGGTACTCAAGTGTGCGTTGTGTGTTTTAGCTGCTGGCTCAACCTTGAGGATGGATTCATCTGGAGCTTCTTTGGCCCTGTCTGTATCATCATCATGGTGCGTATCACAGATGAAAGGTGCAATAGTTTCATCACTCCTACTTACAATGTTTTGTGTCATGTTAGAGTTCTACttatctccctctcccctcctagGTGAACGTGTTTTTCTTTCTCATCACAATGTGGAAGTTGGCCCAGAAGTTCTCCAGCCTGAACCCTGACCTTGACAAACTCCGCAAAATCAAGTGAGCCGGAACGGACGTTCTCACACAGGCTGTGTTATAGCCCATAACAAAGGACCACTGTTTTTCCTGGCCAGAACATGTGGGAAAAAACAGGCCTTACTGTAAGATGACATGTTGTGACCCATGCTCACGATATAACTGTATGTGTATTTGTCGCCTCCTGCAGGGCATTCACCATAACTGCAGTTGCTCAGCTGTGTGTCCTGGGCACCATGTGGATCTTTGGCTGTTTCCAGTTTGAGGAAAGCCCGCTGGCCATGTCGTACCTGTTCACCATCCTCAACAGTCTGCAGGGGGTCCTAGTGTTCCTCATGCACTGCCTGCTCTCTAAACAGGTACGTCACGACTCAAGACTCTGTCAACCAGGGGCCTTGAAGCAGTTCTAATATGGCCATCGTACAGATGAGTC is from Salvelinus namaycush isolate Seneca chromosome 41, SaNama_1.0, whole genome shotgun sequence and encodes:
- the LOC120034528 gene encoding adhesion G protein-coupled receptor E5-like, with translation MTGRLHLLILALHLAPLMEHVSGCRPGFSKNGKDCIDEDECNPPSDYYDDDPVTPQICGENAACINTEGSFYCQCALGFRSSSQRMNFTAASPEKCIDINECSENKDTCCPNAECHNVLGSYSCICNEGFVSSTGAESFTFGQRATCEDRNECVDDSTICGKHTQCVNTAGSYSCVCNPGFGLKSGKAQFTENGESCEEITDQKATTDQTATTDSEDAQGAKDLCKINRFICGGNGTCHNAANSGHRCACHAGFTNYGDPQGRCTELNCDTFASEKHLKMVIPGLQDAVALMRTSCLELSESNTAEQVDGEALLETLLSAIDRLLSRGPLNNNKEVSVLLDLVETALRIIGPLLKHPETRRFKTHTEVELLVQRNASSPQGPLTLSSTHAQLDSHWETAAGDTSYPGFATVSLLSYKGLETSTNNSFSGLKAQEGHSFQINSKVVTATISNKDTSFLKEPVTFTFSHLKESDEGSYTCVYWDAELGEGTWSDRGCFLLQSNATHTVCSCYHLSSFAVLMALYEFKDTFQLQLITWVGLSLSLLCLFICILTFSLIRSIQSTRNTIHLHLCLSLFIANLIFLVGISRTESQAGCAVVAGLLHFFFLAAFCWMCLEGVQLFRMVVLVFNTTFRPLYMMAGGYGVPAVIVAISALANAKGYGTERHCWLNLEDGFIWSFFGPVCIIIMVNVFFFLITMWKLAQKFSSLNPDLDKLRKIKAFTITAVAQLCVLGTMWIFGCFQFEESPLAMSYLFTILNSLQGVLVFLMHCLLSKQVREEYGKILDSVCALQKKKYSEFSSNQSSNSKSQTSKSTQKTGESQI